The nucleotide sequence TCTTGGGGGTGTGGTTATTGTCTTTTTGTATGGAGAGTTGAAGGCTAATATTGAAAAGGAAGTAGAGAACAAGGTTAAGGAAAAGGAATTGAAAGATAAAAGATAGGCTTCTTTCAGATAAACAAGATGAAATCAACAAACGGGACATTGAGATTCAAGGTTTGCAAATAAAGCTTTAGGAGAAAATACAGAGTTGTTTCTTCTAAGGTAAGGTTCATACTTTGTTTCACCTTTGTTAGTTTGTGACTGTTTAATATGTCACCACTTTCTGCTTCTGCGGATGCAGTTAGATTTTGAGGGGAGGGTTTTGTGGATTAATCTTTTCTTTCAGCAGCTGCTATCAAAACACACGACGAACATGGCGTGTCAAATAGTTATCATGGCTTAGTCAAGCTTTTGACCAATTTAAGTTGTGTTTAAGTTGTTGATAACACACATAGAAAGTATGTTACTCTATGACTAGAATGGTGTTTGGATGTACATTTGGGCCACTGCTAATTTTCGTTCGCACAAGGCATATCAACATTTAAATGGTGACTCTTCTGTTCATCTAGTTTTCAAATGGATCTGTAAATCATTATGTTAGCTTAAGCACAAAACCTTTTTCTAGTTATTGCTTAAAGACAAATTAAGCACTAGAGAAATTTCGAGGAGAAAATATATATACACCTGTCAAGTTATAATTGTGTTCTCCGTAATGTTGGAAGTGAGGAGACTGTAGAACACCTATTTCTCTCGGTGTCACTTTGCTAAAGATTACTGCAAATCTGGATTTCTTATTTTATCCCTTTTGGTAATGTGGAAAGATTTTACGGCACATCTAGAGTTCCCTTTTTACATGGAAATTCTAGTTATAATGAGCTAGAGCATCTGAACTACTCAGAAAGTCAAAACGACTACATCTTCAGACAATAGAAAGTTTCAATTGATGCTCATAAGAATGTCTTCAAGCAATAATTTGTCATTGTTATCCATAGGACGAAGAAAAAAATCTCTTATTGTACAATTGCAAGATTTGATTGTATATATGTCTCTCTTTTAAGTCAGCTAGGATTAGTTAATTGTTGTTGTGTTAAGAACTGGTCAATCACTTGATGATTATGATAGAAGGTGCATGTGTGTTGGGGTCTAGAGCATGTCCAATGCATGCTAACAAGCCCATTAGCTTGATCCTAATGTAGTAGTACATATAGGCATGAAAGGACTAGACTAGGGCTCTAAGGCTCTCAACACGGACTTTCAAATCCCACTCCACCTCCTTCCGAATACCAAAACATGGTCCACATAGTTTTTTCTCCCTTCCCTCTTACTTTTTTGTCACATGCATGCGAAGATGCTCTGTACACTATAGATAAGGTGCTCTCCAGTGTTACCTATAGTTTTTGTCCAATGAAGCTCTTGCTTCTTCTGCAAGAGACTCTAACACCATGTGGGGTTGTAGTTTATGGCGACATGGAGGACTGATTGGGATGTAGACTTTGGGGCAGCACTACACTAGTTTAGTCCCTCGAGTTAAGATGGCAACGGGGCCTCGATACCCGATCTCCGATGGGGATTTCATCCATTAAGGGAACTTAACGGGCTAAAACTGATCCCCATAGGGAGCTTAATAGGCTAAAACTTATCCCCATCGAGTGAAGCAGGGGCTAGAACGGTCCAACAGTACCCTCTCTGACACCCGTTGGGTGACCCGACTATGCAGGCCAAAAGAAGCCCAACGCTAAATGTTGAGCCCAAGCCAACTGTTAACCCTAACCGCTCCCACTCCCACACTTATCCACACGACCCACACATGGGGCATGGGCTCACAGCCGATGACCACCCTCCTTCCTCACTCACTAAGGCTAACGGAGTCGAACATGGAGACGCACACGCGATCCACCAAACTCACCATCCCACCTCCCACTCCGGCTGCCTTGCCCCTGCTCTCTCAGTCCTGCCCCACCCTTTCACTCTCCCCACACACAACAAAGGATGAGAGCAATAGGGAGACATAGAGCCAAAAGGTCAGAGCAACGGCATCAGTAtcttccattgttgacctcaagggACACCAAAGTTGAAGATTCAGCCGACCGACGTGCTAGGTGCTCCCACTGTTATTGGCTTCTTGCTGCTTCATCACCAATATGCTTTGGTGGGATTGGCGTAGTGCCATGGCCATGCAAGATGGGGTTTTCATCATCCTCTTGTCGGGTGTGCGACGCTCGATGGGGCCCCACGAGTCTAATCGGGGATGGGAGCGGGGACGGGAGAAAAGCAGCCTCAAGACAGGTAGCGGGGATGGGGAGCGGGAAAATTAGAGGGATCTTGGATGGGGATGGGGTACAACTCAGGGCCCCTATGCATCGTTGGGGTCAGCACCAATCCTCACATCGATCCCCCTGCGCCCACAATTATTACTTTCCAAATTGGGTTgtttttgaaagctctagtttggttttggtgaattgatgaaaccttaagtgctaacctagtttatcaagtgatcataagataggtagcacattccaagtggtgaagcaaatgaagatcatgacatgtgatggtgatgccatagtgatgatcaagtgcttggacttgaaaagaagaaagcaaaaaacaaaaggcttaaggcaaaggtataaatgataggagtcattttgtttcggtgatcaagacacttagagagtatgatcacatttaggtttgatagttgtactattaagagaggtgaaactcgtatcgaaatacggttatcaaagtgccactacattctctaactcattgcatatgcatttaggatctagtggagtgctaacacccttgaggacattttgtaaaaatatgctaacatatatgcacaaggtgatacacttggtggttggcacatttgagcaagggttagaaacttcatcggcaaagtgtccgcccgtagagtgcagatagtccgacggtgccaccggcgctctctatagaaaagatggaggtcactgtaagtgatctgacactggtctcggttggaccagcgTGTCCGGTCGGTGGTAGCAGTGAGCGTGTGGTTTCAGTCTTATGACCGAATGCTGGCAcgagaaatgaccagacgcttagGGCCTGAGTCCGGTCCCACTGACATGGTAGTatagaggagacagtgagtgaccggacgctgggtgtatCCAGTCGGgcatgatcggacatgtccggtcgtgagtggatgcttactagaaatgaccggacgctgggatccAGTGTCTAATCGAAATCtaactgacacgtctggtcatcacttgatcatTGACATCGAAtgatcagtgtttgaagctgataacacgtggcaagcatcgggcgaccagatgctgggatcccactaacccttcttatagtacttctactttcatctcatctagtagtgatggttttacttgtgatgcctcactaatggttgagaataagaacctcaagaatgaggtcaataagctcactcacaccttggctaaggcctatggtggtgaggaccgcttgcttatgtacttgggtagtcaaagagcttctctctacaaagagggattaggctataccctaagaaaggcaaggcggtctttgctcctcacaagactagttttgtgatgaataatggtcggttttgcacaagttgcaagtaagttggtcatgtagagcaaaagtgcatgaataaGAAGTCACAAACTAATGTATCCtacattaagcttgattctttctatatgcttaccaagggtacaaatggcataaaggctaagttcattggtaaaccatagatgggctcaaagaagaaaggcaTTTGGGTGCTAaaaagcttggtcactaaccttcaaggacccaagcaagtttgggtacctaaaaagaattgatcttcttttgtaggtcaattataaagccagaaaAAGGCATTGGGTTTTTAATAgcaggtgcactcaacacatgaccggtgatgcagtaatgttcaactcaatccacaccaatggcaatgatggttatgatagtatcacatttgatgacaatggtaaaggcaaggtcaaagggcttggtaagattgcgatatctaatgacatgagcatatccaatgtgttgctagtagagagcttaaactttaatttgctatccatggctcaattgtgtgatcttgaattcaaatgcatatttgggatagatgatgtagagatcataagtgtagatggctctaattgatcttcaaaggctttagatatgagaatctatacttggttaatttaaatgctagtgaagctaaattatctacatattTGTTCACTAAGTTTAGCATGGGTtaattatggcatagaaggcatggtcatattggaatgaaacaattgaatagattggttaagcatgacttagttagaggcttgaaagatattgtgtttgagaaggataagctttgtagctcttgtcaagccggcaaacaagttggaaacatccaTCCTAAGAAAAAGCACGATGAGccctagtaaagcatttgagttgttgtatatggatttgtttaggccaacacaatacactagcattggtggtaacaaatatagctttgtgatagtggatgattatactagatacacatgggtattctttctagtggacaaaagtgatgtgtttgcaacatttaaatcatttgtcaagggcattcacaatgagtttgaaacaaccatcaagacagttaaaagtgacaatggtagtgagtttaagaacactagaattgatgagttgtgtgatgaatttggaattagacatcaattctcggccaagtacactccacaatcaaatggccttgttgagagaaaaaatagaacactcattgatatggcaaggtctatgcttagtgagtacaatatgagtcaatctttttgggctgaagctatcaacacggcttgttattgtagcaaccgtctttATTGTCATCCATTAAAAGAccagacaccatatgagctcttgaatggtagaaagctcaacattgcatacttttgggtctttggttgcaaatgctatatattgaagaaatgcactagattggaaaagtttgataagaaatatgatgaaggattcctacttggttactccactacaagcaaagatatagagtttgaaatttgaaaagtggtactcttgaggaaattCATGATGTTggatttgatgaaaccaagggttcataagtagagaatgagaacttggaagatgttagaggcatttaactttcaaatgccataaagaacatggatgttggtaaattaaggcctaggcaagtgaatgatgatgaagatgatcaagtgcatgtgctctctaactcaaatgtgcaagatgatacaaatcaagctagtataagtggctctcatgataatgaacaagatcaagtggctagtacatcatctcaacccaatgatcaagcaagtgcaagcaatcaagtttcaattctccaaccaactaatattacaagggatcattcattggacactatcattggtgacatttcaagaggtgtgcaaactagatcaagattggctttattttgtgagcatttctcatttgtgttatccattgaaccaaataagctagatgaagcattaaaggatgttgattgggtgaatgctatgcataaagaattaaataatttcacaagaaattaagtatgagaattagtagagagaccaaaggaacACAATATGATTgaaactaaatgggtctttagaaataagcaagatcaggatgggatagtagtaaggaacaaagcaagattagtagcacaaggctatacataagttgaaggtcttgactttggagaaatatatgtcctgattgctagattggaagcaattagaatcttgctagcctatgcttgtgcccacaacatcaagctctattaaatggatgttaagagtacatttctcaatggttacatcaatgaagaagtatatgttgagcaacctctcggttttgaaaatgataagaagcccaaccatatatacaagttgaagaaggctttataTGGGTTGAAATAagtacctagagcatggtatgagagattgaggaactttctactctctaaagggttcacaatgggcaaggttgacaccactcttttcatcaggAAGATTGGAAAATAtctatttgtattacaaatctatgttgatgatatcatatttggatcaaccaatcaagatttttgtgatggatttggaaagatgatggctaatgagtttgagatgtctatgattggagaatttagttacttccttggtctagaaatcaagtaattgaagaatgatacttttgtaagtcaaggcaagtacataaaggacatgatcaagaagtttagaatggttgatagtaaagccattagcatacCAATGAGAAccaatggtaacttggatagtgatgcaagtggaaacatggtggatcaaaagtggtatcggtctatgattagaagtctactctatgtaaccgcatcaagaccagatgtcatgtttagtgtatgtatgtgtgcaagatttcaagcttcaCCAAGAGAaggtcatttgaaggctacaaagagaacattaaggtacttaaagcatacacaaaatattggtttgtggtatcccaaaggagcaaagtttgagctagttggttactctgacttggattatgcgggatgcaaggttgaaaggaagagcacctcggacacatgtcaattattaggaagatcacttgttttatggtcatcaaagaagcaaaatagtgttgcattattaaCCGCCAaagtcgaatacatatccaccggtagttgttgtgcacaaatactttgaatgaaggccactttgagtgactttggaatcatgttcaagaaagtgccattgctatgtgacaatgagactgcaatcaagttgaccaacaatccggttcaacatgcaagaacaaagcatattgatatccgccaccatttcataagagatcaccaacaaaaagaggatatttgaattgagagtgtaggcaccgaagatcaatttaccgatatattcaccaagctattggatgagaaaaaattttgcaagctaaggaatgagttgaatatattggatttctcaaatatgtgttgatgcacccccccacttatatgacatgcctctccttcgagcaatccaaggtaaaagttgattagcatgtcatacatccttgctaaggacatgtttagtgcatctacacatctttcacatttaataggcttatttataaaaatcaaatgaatttgatgattatatggtactactattgcttctatgcttattttgatctagtggtagcatatgacatgtttgtgggcttgtaaacctagtgtttgatctagaaaatgagctctaagtgtttaactcaatatggtacaagataacccttatttggaggtgtgaaaaaacttgtccttggatcaaaccgagttaaatgtctttggcaagtattctagattggaccaaatttgggaaatgaTCCTCGCCCccttgattgacattgataatctcaacctatctaaattttaaacctttgtggtcattgatgacaaaagaggagaaaaacaaagatattagtactatggggagaaaaacaaagaaatagtgtactaagatagtgaaacgacaacaagggggagaatttgacataggaggagagatatgacaaaggaaagggataaattaaaaatttgagcacacaagtagggagagcaagctcatgaacttgtatggtgcatttgaatgtgcatctcatatgtttgcttgcatggcacaagttttaaattttaatatccatgcttgtgtggtgtatgctagttgtaggtttgaatgatgaaataaaaaactagcaggcataggttatctagtgatttcatttccatgtggtatcaagctaaccatagtgttaaggatggtatataggtgcactctgattggtatcatgcttcaaaggtccattttttataccttagcattatttggtagacattatctcctatatttcctatctaaacatatgtgcaagcttcaatctaaagtcttagcacatatgtagggggagcaattgctactatATAGAGTTCAAGAaatttgtccatatccttttacacatagtaaatatgcttggacaagcaacatggattcaattgaattttaattcatatctttgtgaaagggttgtcatcaattaccaaaaagggggagattaaaagctctagtttggtttttggtgaattaatgaaaccctaagtgctaacctagtttatcaagtgatcataagataggtagcacattccaagtggtgaagcaaatgaagatcatgacatgatgatggtgatgccatggtgatgatcaagtgcttggacttaaaaagaagaaagagaaaaataaaagacttaaggcaaaggtataaatgataggagctattttatttcggTAATTAAGACatttagagagtatgatcacatttagctTTGATAGCCgtgctattaagaggggtgaaactcgtatcgaaatgcggttatcaaagtgccactagatgctctaactcattgcatatgtatttaggatctagtagagtgctaacacccttgagaacatttgtaaaaatatgctaatacgtgtgcacaaggtgatacacttagtggttggcacatttgagcaagggttagaaactttacCGGCaaagtgtctgcccgtagagtgcggacagtccgacaatGCCACCGACGCTCTCTATAGAAAAGACGGagatcactgtaagtgaccggacgctggtctcagttggaccggcgcgtccggtcggtGGTAGTAGTGAGCGTGTGGTTTCAGTCTCATGACCGAACGTTGGCgcgagaaatgaccggacgcttagGGCCTGAGTCTGGTCCCGCTACATGGCAGtacagaggagacagtgagtgaccggacgctgggtgtgtctggtcgagcatgatcggacgtgtctggtcatgagtggatgcttactggaaatgaccggacgctgagatcctgCGTCCGGTTGAAAtctaactgacgcgtctggtcatcacttgaccgttgagatcgggtgatcagtGTTCAAAgctgatgacacatggcaagcatcgggcgatcggacgctggggtcttatgtccggtcgatatgaccggagtgtctggtcgatatgatcggagcgtccggtcatcccgtgttgtacccagtgaaggggtacaacgggtCTATTTCGTGGgaacttctatttaagccctatggtcggctcaagctcactctcttggccatttgcattgatatagcaaccttgtgagcttagccaaagccctcccactcatctccatcattaatttatcatctttgtgagattggaagagaatccaagtgcattgcttgagtgtttgcatctagaggcactcggtattcgtgtttcgctgcgggattcgcttgttaattttggtggttgctgccacatagacggcttggtgcaacgaggatcgtcgagcaaaggctggtgattatctccggctttGATTGTGGTGACTATGAgatgttcttgacctttccccgatggagagccaaaaggtactctagtgaattgctcgtggcttatgtgatcctcatcttgtgttgattgtgcgacaccctattgtgagtttggcgtgtgatgccaattagcgcgtgaacctccaagtgagtgaatcactacaacgtggactagcttgccggcaagcaagtgaacctcgataaaaaatcattgaggtgattgatcttcattggtattcattcttgtgattgattggctcattcctcgacacgacggtataactatcttgctcactctctacattaccgcaaactagttgtcaagctctttagtgtagctagttgtgagagcttgttagtttggttggtatgtctctttagttagcctttgagatcacacttagtgtagtgacatagttattgtgtggatagaaactacataaattagaattgtggtaggtggcttgcatttttagtaggctagcgcaacactcgcttcgcctcataattgtctaaccggtttgttaagtgttgttatagaaatttttaataggctattcactctccctctagctattaggatcTTTTAGTTTCTCTGGTATCTAGGCCGGCCTTGGCGTTCAGGCTCGCACCCCACGCAGCCAACCAGGCAGTAGACAACAGCCATGCACTAAATTGAAAATTGCTGACATCAACGCATCCCATGCTTTTTGAAGTGAAAAAGTCATATCTCCTAAACCAAGTATCTAAATTAAAATCCGATTGCCCCATCATATTCCTTGCAATAAACTCTTCAAAACCAGACCTGACATAGATATATTTCGATAAAAAAATTTAACGAATATTTATCTCATGATGAACCTTATTTAAAGATAATCGTCGAACATCAtatgaacatcatatgtatactacgcgaacatcatatatatcatgaagatgtaaaaaataataataaaaataaaattagcgaagtaattaattatagtcaaataaaaaaagaaaaaatgctaCCGAACATCAAAgatacatcgtagaacatcacattaAGACTATACGAACATCGCTAAATATAGCATAAAATATCATATGTATATTAcgcgaacatcacaaaatacatcgtagaacatcacattaAGACTACACGAACATCGCTGAATatagcatagaacatcatatgtatactacgcgAACATCGCAAATATCttgaaaatataaaataaaataataaaattagtgaagtaattaattagagtcaaataaaaagaagaaaaaatgctaccgaacataaaaaaatatcctagaacatcaatgtatgcttactgaacatcacaaaatacaacGTAGAACAACACATTTCTACTCGCGgacataaaaaatatataatagaATATTACATgcatactacatgaacatcacgTGTATCTGTAAATAAAAAAGTGAACCATATAAAAAAGAAATTTAAAATATAAATGTTAACAAATAAAAAgataagaaaacaaaaaaaaataaaaacaaaaaaactaaatAGAAGCCAGGAAaggaaacaaaaaaggaaaagaaaaataaaaggaaataaaaatcAATAGAGTAAAATGAATATAGTAAAagaataaagaaaataaaaaatggcAAAagtccaaaaaaagaaaaaaataaatgaatgaaaggaaagaaaaaaataaaaggaaaacatacaataaaaaataaaaataaaaaaagcaaacaaaaagaataataaaaaagatcaaaaaaagaaaaagggaaaaaaagaaaggaaaaataaataaaagaaaataaagaaaaataaaaaatgaataaaagatggaaagaaagaaaaagaaaaaaagaaatagtagaaagaaatgaaaaagaaaagcaaaaaagaaatagaaaaaagaaaaaggaaaaaacacaTGTACCATAACGCTACCGTCGAAATCAGAATCGCACGACTCGCTCATCGCTCGAACTTGAGCCGAGCTTGCTCCAGCGGATGGGCTGcgcaaaaaattataaaaaaaacggAAGAGCGGGGGAGTGCGGAGGGGGCGTCGGCGCGGGGCTGCTGTTCGACTGGTCGGCAGCGAAGATTTCCGGTACAACTCGCCGCCGGAGATGTCGCTGTTGCCATTTTTACCCTCGAGGAAGGCCATGGCGCCGCGCGTCATAAGGGCAGCTCCAGTGTGCAAAGCGAACCGAGCATGTCAAACATTTCGAAGTGTGTAGTGTGAGCATCGACTGCTGGGACCCACCACTCACCATGCAAGTGCCACACGGAAGATTCTGCATCCCTCGTTTGGTCTCTCTCTTCTCGTGCATGTACAATGCTGATTACTTTACGCTGGAGGGTTCGACTCATCTGCGTGGTTCGTTTTGACAACGACGGTTCACACGCTCCAGTGTTCACGGTTCACTTTTCTTCTCCTCGGTTCGATTTCACCGGTGCATTGGAGGTGCTCTAAAGCCGTACATCAACAGATGACCttttagtatgatgctagtggagtAGTGGATATGATACAAGTAATGAACTTAACAAGAAGGCTCAAAATGAAAAATTAGGCACAAAGACACGACACTAGTGCCTTATTTGTAAGCCACCTTTGCACGATGTTACAGCGACCAGTACGCACAGACATGCAACGCCTTGCACTCGACCAGCAGGGAAGTACGCCCGGGGGTTGACCCTGACGGATACTTAGGTGTGTGGCCATCTAGCTCCGGGCCAGCGCGGCGGCGGAGAGGAGTATGAGCAAAAGGAGCAGGGCCATGGCCGCGAATGAGCCGATGAGGGAGCCGGAGATGCGCTCGCAGAAGGAGTCGAACTGCTGGCAGATGGCGAACCAGTTGGCCCTGGCGTTGCCCTTGTGCGCCAGGTACACGACCGCCGCGGCCGCCGATGCCGCCGCCGTCACCAGCGCCAGCATTGCCTTTGTCAAAGAGTGCCAAAATTCAGTTGGTAATCACTTGGACCGCTGTTCTGGTCTATCGTGCACCTACTGCACATTGGGCTGATCGGCGATCGCGATGCCCGTTGGGTACGTTGCCGTGTATTATGCAGAAATTAAGACGAGCTATATGGCATGTCTCTTACCGCATCAAAGAAAACCAAGACCAGCCTACTGTACTTCGCCCTGCTCGCCATGACGTGCACGATGGACAGAGGTATGGACAGGACCAGGTACGCGGCGACGATCGAGTTCACCACCACGAAGAACCTGACAATGCAAATGAAACAGTGTATGCACGTAATTTAACAACGCAGCTCAGAGCACCGGCCTGTGTTGACCAAGAAAACACAATCATCAATTAAGTTGGTGGACCGGTTTAAAGGATCGATGCACGTACGTTAGGGTCGGGAGATCGCTGTACTGCGCCTTGAACCGGAGGAACTGCGTGAAGAAGGGCAGCGTCTGGTTGGTGGTGCCCATGGCGATGGCGCTGCCCACGGTGGCGATCACCGCGACGAAGCGGAGGATGAGGTCGAGCACGGCTAGCCCGCGGGTAGCCGCCCTGCGGCTCCCGCTGCTGGCGGCCACCCCGAGCACGGCGGCCTTGGAGGTCTCCCCGCCGTGCTCCGACACCGGGGCTTTG is from Miscanthus floridulus cultivar M001 chromosome 7, ASM1932011v1, whole genome shotgun sequence and encodes:
- the LOC136466127 gene encoding casparian strip membrane protein 3-like codes for the protein MEDSKAPVSEHGGETSKAAVLGVAASSGSRRAATRGLAVLDLILRFVAVIATVGSAIAMGTTNQTLPFFTQFLRFKAQYSDLPTLTFFVVVNSIVAAYLVLSIPLSIVHVMASRAKYSRLVLVFFDAAMLALVTAAASAAAAVVYLAHKGNARANWFAICQQFDSFCERISGSLIGSFAAMALLLLLILLSAAALARS